The following nucleotide sequence is from Chryseobacterium sp. CY350.
AGGTTGTGCATGGCGCTTCCGCCGATGGCTATGAAATGGGTTTTCAAATCTATTGAGTGTTTTTTACGTTTTTAGTAATGATGTCTTGAAAAGCACTGACAACACGATCCCAATTATTTTTAGATTGAGGCATTATCATGCTCGCGTCAGTTTTATTGGCACTGTTTTCACCGTTTTTCACATTGATGGAAACAGAAACATGGTCGTAAAGCTTTTTGTGGTCTTCTACAATCTGTCTGAACTTATTCTGAGTCAGGGTTTTGTTCAGATTCTGAATATCTTCATTGGTAAGCTTAAAGTTTGTTTTGATTTTTTTCCCCTGTCCTTCATAAGAGTAGCGAGCATTGTTCCCTTTTATTAGAAGGTTTTCGTAGATCGGCGTTAAGCCGCCACTTTTTGAATAACTCATATCAAAATCTGAATACATTTTCTGACTGTTGCACGAAATAGTAATCACAATGGCTATTAATATTGCTATTAAATTTTTCATAATGACCTAAAATTTTTTATAAATTGTGGTTTTCAGATTTTTTTGCTTTGATCTCTTCATCGTAGGTGTGTAAAACATTGAAGTCTTCCGTCTGCTCAATGGCAGTCATTATTTTCAGAAGAATCTGTTGTGCATTTTCATGATCGTAATCGATGTCTAAAGGCTTTTTAAATTCCATTGTAGGTTTTACGCCGGTTACTTTTACACGAAGTCCTTTTTTATCAAATGCTCTTCTGAATCCGTTTATTTTGATGGGAATTACAATTGGTCTCTGGTTTTTGATCAGTTTTGCTGTTCCTTTTCTTCCCTGTGCAAAAGCTGCGGTCGTTCCTTGCGGAAAAGTGGCTACCCAGCCGTTGTCTAGGGCTTTCATGATATTATCAATTTCACCCAGATCAACCATTCTGTTGACGTTTTTACCTTCTGCCCTCCATGTTCTTTTTACGGTTACAGCTCCTGCGATTTTGAAAATTTTAGGAAGAATTCCTTTATTCATGGTTTCTTCGGCGGCAACATAGTAAAAATCTACTCTTGGATTGAGAAGATAAATCGGGTTTTTTATTGTATTTAAATATCCGTTGTTCACTGCGCAAAATGCATGATACATTGCCGCTACATCAGCAAAATAAGTCTGATGATTGGATACGAAAAGTACATTAGAATCCGGAAGGTCTACCAAATGCTCAGTTCCGGAGATTTTAAGCTTATTAAAGCCATTAAATCTTCTGTAGGAAACGATTCCTAAAATGAAGATGATAAACCTTTTTAAAAAATAAGGAGTGCCGAACGAATCGGTAAATATGTTCTTCTTCGCCATTTTTTAATTAAACATAATATCTGCAAAGTTACATTTTTTTAATCAACTGGCTGAATTCGCTGAGTATCATTGCAGTTGCTCCCCAGATAATATATCCGTTGAAATTGATTACAGGAACTTCTTTTCCGCCTGCTCCCGGCAATGCCATTATTTCCGGTGAATCCGGAAGGTTCAGAAATGATGTGATCGGAAATTCTATAACTTCTACAGCCTCACTTTCTTGTAAAATAAACTCAGGATTTCTTTTGGAATAAGAAATGTAGGGATATACGTAAAAATTACTCGGCGGAATATAAATCGGTGACATTTCGCGAATGATTCTTACATAAGGTTTTTCCAGACCTATTTCTTCGGAAGTCTCTCGTATTGCGGTTTCGGCAAAATCCTGATCAAATTCTTCCCGCTTTCCTCCAGGCAAAGATATTTGTCCGCTGTGTCTGTCGCGCTCATTTTCTGTACGTTGTATGAGCGGGAAATACCATTCGTTATTTCTAAGGTAAAGAACAATATTGACGGCAGCAAATTTCGGGTTTTTTGCTAAAATCTCATCATTGGAAAATACTGCACGATAAGGCGGCGAGAAAATACCATGTGCGTTGGCGCCATCCAATTGAGCATTTTTAAGCTTTTTTAGTAAATCTTTTCCAAAACTTTCCATATCTCAAATTTACTAATATTTCTTATTATAAAGAAATCGTATTGATGGCAATTGGTGATAAATCTCAATAATAAAAAGTACCGTATTTATACCTACGAGTACGGTAACTGATTGTAATGATACCACAATACCGGAAACGGTTACGAATTAAACTGTATCTGATGATATTTACAATTTACCCTTTTATGATGGTTTTTAGGGCTCGGGAGAGTTCTACATTTGTATCACTAACCAATAAAATTTTTACCATGAAAAAATTAGTAACAGGAGCTTTTGTTGTATTATCAGCAAGTTTCGCTTATGCTCAAAACAGTGATAATACTGTAAACCAGTCAGGAACTAATAATACTGCTGCAGTAACACAATTAGGAAGTCAGCTATGGGGGAACGAAAATACCTCAAATCAAACAGGTTTTGGTAACTCTGTCAATGTTTATCAAAAAAGTAACAGTGCCCGTAACAAATCAGAAACTACTCAGGATGGAACTTTAAACGTTGCGAACGTTTCTCAAGGAAATGGTTTCTCCGCAGGTGGAGTTGAGGTTTCTCAGGATCAGGATGGTTTAAGAAACCGTGCAACTGCGACTCAGCAATTTTCTTATGGCTCAAAAATGAATCAGACTCAGGATGGTACTTTCAACACCGTAACTGCTACACAGGGTGGTGGAGATGTGAGATCTACTATTGATCAGATTCAGGATGGTAATTTCAATACGGCTACTGCATCTCAGAGTCAGGTAGGATATGTACGTCCTACAGGAGTTTACAGCACAGCAAATGATATTGATCAACTTCAGGATGGTAATTTAAATATGGCTACTGCGACCCAGGTAGGATATTTAAATAAATTAAATCAAAATCAGGACGGAAACATGAATAATGCTTCTTCAAGCCAAACAGGAACGAGACATGAAGCTGTTCAGACTCAGGATGGAAATTTAAATAACGCATCAAATACACAGACAGGGACTCATCAGATAGCGACTCAGACTCAGGATGGAAACCTAAACCGTGCAACTTCTACACAGTCTGGAAACGATCATTCTGCTTCTCAGTATCAAAATGGTAACTCAAACCGTGCAACTTCCACACAATCCGGAGGTTCTTCTTGGTTGGTACAATCTCAGACTGGGAACAGCAACGTTGGTGTTGTAAACCAATCTGGTGGAACGTATAATGGTGCAATGCAGGTGCAAAATAATAATAATAACAATGCATCAATCGATCAGGTAGGAAACAGCAACGGAGCCGGCCAGTACCAAACAGGATTGAGAAACATGGCAGATACAGATCAAACCGGAGCAAACAACTCATCAGATACCAACCAAAATGGTAATGATAATGAGGCTTACGTTGTTCAAAATAATAATTACAACAGAGCTGAGATCGACCAAATTGGAAATGATAACTACGCAAGCAGCGCACAGAGCGGAACTTCAAGCAATGCAGGCAACAGCAACAGTGTAACAATGTATCAGGATGGAAGTGACAACAGCGCTATGGCAACTCAGTCTGTTGGAAGAAGCAATTCTTTAGTTTCCAATCAATATGGATCTATGAATCTTATAGAAAGTGATCAAATGGGTAGCAGCAATACAGCAACTATCAAACAGGGATCATCAGCAATGGATGCAAATAATAACGAAGCATATGTAATGCAGAATGGTACAAGCAATACGCTTACTCTAAATCAAATGTCTAACGGAAACATGCACACATCTAGCCAGATGGGTAGCGGAAATTCAATTGTAGTAAATCAATAATTACAGGAGAGTAATTCCTGTAAAGTATTTTTAAAGCAGCATTTGCAGACAGAAAATCTTTTGAAGTCAGGGTTTTCACAGCGCACAACTGTTATTTAAAAACACATAACTTTATTATATTTATACATCAAGGAGAGACTTCGGTTTCTCCTTTTTTGGCTTCATCATTTTCTCCGTAAAAATACGGTAGTGCATAACGGCAATCAGTGATTTTAAGCTCGTAACCGTTTAACGTGTTTTGTATATAACGGTATTCCAGTACCTTTAAAAAAAAATAAGAATGAAAACCTTTGAGAAAATATTTATTACCCTTGTACTTCTCTCAACGATGTTGGCGAAGTCGCAGCAGATAGACTGGAGTCTTATCAACAGCCAGACAGCAATTGGTATCATCAATACGCCAGTTTCAGATCCTTCATTCATTACATCTTCGGTTTCACAAGTCTTGCAGGTAGGAGATTTAAACAATGCTGATCTCCGGATCAATTCTAAGACCAATATTATGGTGCAGCAGTTTGGTGATCAAAATAGTATTTATTTTAATAATGCTTTTTCTTCAAAGGAAGCTAAAACAGTAATTACCACGCAGGGAGACAATAATATCGTAGACATTACCGGAACCAACAGTATCTCAGATAAAATGCATCTGAACGTGCAGGGTGAGAATATGGCGGTGTTTATGCGAAATTATTAAACAATCGACTATGAGAAATTTCGTCTTCTATAATGTTTTTTTTATTTTTTTGTCTGTTTGCGCGTACGGACAGGAAGACAAAAAAATAGTTGCAAAAATTGACAAAGAAGTCATCGAAAAGCAGTTGAAAATAAAAGCTTTGGTCAATAATAATACCTCAACATATCAGGAACTGAATTATCTCCTGATTTCAATTAAAAAAGGTGCAGGCGGAAATCTCTCAAATAATAAGCAAAGCGGTAAATTTTCAATAAATCCGAATGAAAGCAAATCTTTATCTGAAATGAGTGTGAATCTGGAAAAAGGAGATGCATTAAAAGCATTCCTTTACATTCGGGACGAAGAGACGCAGAAACTTATCGCTAAAGACAGCCTGGAAATTAATCAGGATTTTTTTAAGCAAACAACAGGCGTTGTAGAAAAAGAAGAAGCTTTCGAACTCAGCGGATTGACGATTGACGATACAAAAAGTAAGATCGGGAAAGATTTTTATGATTTGTTTTATATTCAGTATAATCAGATTCCTGACAAGAGCAATTCTGCGATTACGATTACAGAACTTCCTGCAAGAGGAACCAGCGGTCAGATTAATATTCAGATTGATGATAAAGTAATTTACAGTTTTATGACCAATCCCAGTGAAGATTATCTCAAAGAACAGTTAGATTTCACGCTCAGATATATTAAAGATTTCAACTCCCGAAAGAATCTTATTAAAAACGAATTCATCTACTAAAAACTAATAACCATGAAAACTCTTTTAATAACAGCCTTCTTTTTTTTAGGATTTTTCCAGCCAAAATCTCAACAGCTGGTGTACAAACCGATCAATCCGGCCTTTGGTGGCGATACATTCAATTATCAGTGGCTTCTAAGTTCTGCAAGTGCTCAAAATCAATTTGATGATAAAGACGGAAGTAATCTCACGGGAAATTCCGGATCTCTGAGCAATTTCACAGACAGTTTAAACCGTCAGGTTCTAAGTGAGCTTTCCAGGAAATTATTTCAGGATCAGTTTGGCTCCGGAGGCGTACAGGCAGGAAACTATATGTTTGGTTCCCTTTATCTTCAGATTACCAATACGGCACAAGGAATGATGATCAGTATTTTGGATACCAATACGGGGGAACAATCCGAGATTGTAGTGCCAAAATAAAAAACTAATAAAAGAAACTAAACATGAGATTTTTTACTACTATCAGAATTTTTTTCTGGATACTTTTTGCGTGTATACTGCAATCTTGTGGTACTGCAATGAGTTTTACTTCTAATAAAGAAGTGTCTACAATGGGAGAAATCACTTCTTACACTACAGAATTGAGAAATTTACCTTTACCTAAAGAAAAAGTGGTAGTGGGTGTCTATAAATTCAGAGATCAGACCGGGCAGTACAAACCTTCTGAAAACGGAGCCAATTGGAGTACAGCAGTGCCTCAAGGCACAACAACCATTCTTATTAAAGCATTAGAAGACAGCAGATGGTTTACACCAATCGAAAGAGAAAACATCGCCAATCTCCTTAATGAAAGACAAATCATAAGGTCTACACGACAAGAATACCTGAAAGATGCTGACAAAAACAGCCAGGCTTTACCGCCATTGTTGTATGCAGGAATGCTTTTGGAAGGTGGAGTGATTTCTTATGACAGCAACGTCATGACCGGCGGTATCGGTGCAAGATATTTCGGAATTGGCGCATCATCACAATATAGACAAGATAGAATTACGATATACCTTCGTGCTGTTTCTACTTTAAATGGTGAAATCTTAAAAACGGTTTATGTTTCTAAAACCATTTTATCAACAAGTATCAACGGAAGTTTTTTTAAATACATCGATACCGAAAGGCTAATGGAAGCTGAAGTTGGCTTTACACAAAACGAACCCATCCAGCTTGCTGTAACAGACGCTATAGAAAAAGCTGTAAAATCTTTAATTGTAGAAGGTATTAAAGATAAAATCTGGGGAAAATCATTAGGCGATCCTGCAGATTATCAAAAATTGGTAGACGATTATGATTTTGAGACTAAAAAAAATACAGACAGACAGGTGGGAAATATCTATCCAACTGCTGAAAGATCAAAGCTTTCTATGTTTGGACAGGTTGAGGCCAATCAGGTAAGAAATGATTATGTAAATCCTGTTGCTCAATTTGGCTTAAAAGGCGGAATTAAATATTTTTTTGATAAAAATTTTAACATAGAACTCAGCGCTGCAGCCTATCGACTTGAGAACGAAAAAATTATAAGACGTACGTTCATTTCACCGGAACTTAATTTAGAATACTTTATGCTACCCAAATACAAATTTTCCCCATTAGTATACGCAGGGGTAGGTGCGATGTTTTCCAGAGAACCCGTACGATATAAAGCTCAATTTGGAGGCGGTTTCGAGTATTTAGCATTCAAAAAACTTGGGGTAAGATTATCTTCCCAGTACGATGTAGGATTCAGTGACGATTGGGATCTTTTGATCAACGGAAAAAGAAAAGATCATGCACTGAGATTTGGGTTGGGTCTTAATTTATATTTAGGCAATAAAAAATAAAAACTATGAAAGCTTACATTAATATATTGATTATTTTGATTTCTTTTTTTTCGTTCACTTCTTGCAGCGAAGAATTGGTAGATCAGGCGCAAACCGGGATTTTGCGTGGTAGAGTAGTAAAAAAAGGCACCAATGAACCGATCGCCAATGCAAAAGTTTTTACCACACCAAGTACACAGACAACGTTCAGTGATAAAGACGGCATGTTCGAAATTAAAGATATTCCTGCAGGTAATTATTCTGTGAAAGCTGAACTTTCGGGATATGTTTCCAATTTTCAGGCGGTTAATATTCAGACAGAAAATCAGGTGGTCACCATTGTTTTTGAGATGGATGATGATGAATCTTTGAATTCACCGCCTTCCGCGCCAACATTACTGAGCCCAATTGACAACGCTGTAAACCAACCCTTGAGTGTACAACTAAGCTGGAATGCTACAGATCCGGATAAAACTGATAGTCTTACTTATAAACTGACGGTTAAAAATAATATCAATACAGACGTTATTCAGGTAAATGATTTAAAAGTTAAATCCTATATTTTATCTAATTTACTTTTTGGAGTGAGCTATTTTTGGCAAATTTCAGTTTCGGATGGTATTCATCCTGATGTTTTAAGTCCGGTATTTAAATTTACAACAAGTGCAACACCTGCCAATCGTTATCATTATGTGAGAAAAGTCAATGGGAATTTTGTTATTATGTCGAGCGATGTACAGAGTAATAGTTTTCAACTCACTAATGCTTCAAACAGCAGTTGGCGGCCAAGAAAAAACAACAATGCAGGATTGATCGCTTTTTTAAGAAATGATGCAGGTGGAAGTCATATTTTTACTGCAAATCCTGATGGTTCTAATGTCTTTAAAGTAACTCAGATTCCGGTTGCCGGATTTAATCAGAATGAATTAGATTTTTCATGGAATACGACAGGAAGTGTATTTTTATATTCAAATTTCGACAAACTTTATAAAATCAATAAAGATGGTACCGGTCAGCAGTTGGTGTACACAACTACTGATGGCAGCCTGATTTCTGAAGTTGACTGGAGTTATGATAATACCAAAATTGCTATAAAGACCAATAATTTCAGCGGTTATAATACTAAGATTTTCATTATTGATATGTTAGGTAATGTTCTGCAAAATGTGTTTTCAGCTGCAACAGGAGCAACAGGCGGACTGAATTTTTCGGTCGACGGTCAAAAACTTCTTTACACACACGATGTTTCAGGTTACCAAGATGCTAATTACCGACAGCTAGATTCTCACATATTTATTTATAATCTTGTCAACAATACGATTATTGATGCTTCTGCAGAAAGTGACAAACCTATTGGTACCAATGATCTTGATCCGAGATTTTCACCGAATAATTCTCAGATCATCATGGTGAACACCAGTAATGATAATGTTTCTCAGAAAAATATTCTGACAATTGATCTTAATAACACAGGGGTAGATTTCGTAAGAGCAATATTATTTTCCAACGGAGAAATGCCGGATTACGAATAGAATTATAAATGCTTATTGCAAAAAAAAATCAAAACCCAGATTGCGGTTTTGATTTTTTTTGTTTTTCAAGAACTTGTTTCTAGCTGAATATGTTGTTTTCCATTGCATATTTTACCACGCCTACAGAATTTTTTACATTAAGTTTCATCAAAATTCTCTTTCGGTGAGTTTCTACCGTATTGATGCTGATGAAAAGTTTTTCGCCAATGTCTTTACTGCTGTAGCCATCACAAATTAATTTCAAAATTTCCATCTCTCTTCTCGTCAGTGGCTCTTTAATATTTGGGCTTTGTTTCTCCTGCTCGCTGCTTATAAAATTGATCATCATTTTTTTTGCATGTTCACAAATATAAATTTCATTCATAGACAGAGCATTTACCGATTTTAGAAATTCGTCGTAATTGCTGTTTTTGTCGAGGTAACTTTTTATGCCTTTGTTAAATAATTTTCTGATCACTATCACATCGTAAGAATTACCAATCACTATTATTCTTACCGTGCTGTCTTGCGAAATAATTGTTTCTAAACATTTGTAAAGATCGCTTAGCAATAAAATATTTGAGCTGATCATTAAAAACTGTGGAGTATTCTCTCTCAGGTGACTGTATAAATTTTCACAGCTATTAAAAACGTTCACAGAATTGAAAATTTTTTCTTGTATGAGTAATTTGGAAAGGCTTTCTGTATATAGAAGTGGCTCATCTAGAATTGCTAAATCTGGTTTCATCGGTTACTAGTTTTCAATAACTAAATATACGACATTATTCATAAAATTTTGGTAAAAAAACGTAAATTTTTACCGAAAAATTCAATATAAAGATAGTTATTTTCGTTTTTCCGTAATTATACGGTATCAAATCTTTATTTAGTGAATTATTTGAATTTATTATGCTTTTTACTTCTTTAAAATCCTGTGACAGCAATGGTTTACAAAGTTTTATACCATGATTTTAATTCAGGTAGGGATATATTTCTGTTAAATATAGTACTGGAATATTTTCTGAATTTTTTGGCAGACTCTGTGCAGAGCAACATACAATTTGACTCTCTAAAAAAAGAAAAGCCTTCAGAAATTCTGAAGGCTTCGTTGTGTTGTTTTTTTAGTTAGAATAGCCGCTTAATTCTTCTTTTTTAGAATTATAGATTTTGTATTCTAAATATTTAAAAGAATCCCGTGGGATAATGGTTACCCATTTTTTGTATTTCAGAAACCATTTCATCTGTATACTTTTGATTCCTTTGGTAAGGAAAGCTTCTACGAAAGGATGTACATGCAGGTAAAGTTTTCCTTTGTCTTTTTGCATGATGGTTCTTATGGTGTCTTCCATTTTCTCAACAATGACGATCGGTGCTACGATTTCTCCGTCTTTGTTTGGGTTTTCTTCTTTTGTGTCGATTTGTTTTTCCGGACGGTTTCTCTGTCTGGTGATCTGTATTAATCCAAATTTACTTGGAGGCAGAATCTTGTGACGAGCTTTGTCGCGGCTCATTTCTGTTTTCAGATGTTCAAACAAATCTCTTCTGTGATCGGGGTTGGTCATGTCGATAAAATCTACAACGATGATACCACCCATATCACGCAGACGAAGCTGTCTTGCTATTTCTGTTGCTGCCATTTTGTTCACGTGGAGTGCGTGTTCTTTATTGGCAGAATTTCCGGCTGTGATATTATTTCCGGAGTTTACGTCGATTACGTGCAGTGCCTCTGTGTGTTCTATTACCAGATAAGCACCTTTTGAACTTGGAATATTTACGTGTTTTCCGAAGCTTTGTTTCAGCTGCTTTTCAACGTTATAATATTCGAGGAGAGGAATGTGAGAGTCATAAAACTGAACGATATTTTTGCGTTCAGGAGCAATAACTTCCACATAATTTTTCATTTCTTCAACCATTTGTTCGTCGTCACAAAAGACATTCACGAAATCCTGATTGAAGTTATCTCTTAAAATAGATGAAGCTTTATCATCTTCACTCAATACTTTCGACGGGACTTTATTTTTCTGAATATTCTTAAAAGTATTTTCCCATTTTTGAATCAGTTGATTCATATCATTGTGAAGATCAGCTACTTTCTTTCCTTCAGCGACAGTTCTGATGATGACACCAAAACCTTCAGGTTTTATACTGTCGATCAAGGTTCGCAGTCTCACTTTTTCCTCGGAACTTCCGATTTTTTTTGAGATAGAAACCTTATTATCGAAAGGTATTAAAACCAAAAAACGTCCCGTAAGAGAAATCTGTGTAGAGATTCTCGGTCCTTTTGTAGATATAGGTTCTTTGGTAATTTGTAAAAGAACAACGTCATCTTTGGCGATGATTTTGTCTACCGTTCCGTTTTTGTCAATTTCGGGCTGTATTTCGAAATTTTTTAAACTTGAAGCATTCTGTTTCTTAGAAACCGTGTCTTTTAAAAATTTTTTGTAAGTAAGATATTGTGGCCCAAGATCCTGATAATGCAAAAATGCATCTTTATCGTATCCGATGTTTACAAAAGCTGCATTAAGGTTGGGAGCCAGTTTTTTTACTTTTCCTATGAACAAATCTCCGACTACAAAATCATTTTTGTCTTCTTCCTCATGAAGTTCACATAGTCTTCCGTCTTCCAGCAAAGCAATCTTTGTAAGCTCATCTTCATGCGAAACTATTAGTTCTTTCTTCATTTTGTTATAAGATAATTTTTAGTTGATTAGAGATACGAAGAGATTTTTTTTTTAATTTAAAATTTGATAATTATAAAGATAAATTATTGAAATTTTAATAATCGGAAAAAATCAAACGTTCAAAATCATATGGTAACAAACAAAAATATAGTCGGTGATTAATAAATAATTTAAAAACACCAACTATATTGTTATATGAAAATTCCCGCAGGAAAATTATTTTTTCTTATGTCTGTTCGCTCTTCTTCTCTTCTTTCTTTTGTGTGTTGCAACCTTGTGTCTTTTTCTTTTCTTTCCGCTTGGCATAATGTTAAATTTTTTGTGTAACTAGTTAATATTCAATTGTTATTCTTATTTTACTGCAACTTTAGTTTTTACTTTCTCTACAAAAGATTTTGAAGGTTTGAAAGCAGGAATATTGTGTGCAGGGATTTCTATTGCAGTGTTCTTAGATATGTTTCTTCCCGTTTTCGCTGCTCTAGTTTTAACGATGAAAGAACCAAAACCTCTTAAGTAAACATTGTCTCCATTATACATAGAAGTTCTGATCTCCTGCATAAAAGCTTCTACAACTTTCTGTGTTTCATTCTTTTCTGTTCCCAATTTATTTGAGATGGTGTTTACCAATTCTGCCTTTGTCATTTCCTTTTTTAATTTTAAATTTTAGGTGTGCAAATTTAGTTAAAAAAATTGAATAGAAGCAAATTAGTACAGAAAATATTTTGGTTAAGAGGCTGACAATTTTATATTTAGTCGCATATTATAACAAGAAAAGTGCCTTTACATACTAGAATTATAGTACCCATTTTCTACACAGAAGCGAATGAGGTGCAGTTTTGTTTTTAAACCAAGCTTTTCTGTGAGTCTGTTTATATACGTGTCGATGGTTCTTGTGCTGAGGTTTAGTTTTTCGCCTATCTCCTTATTACTGAAGCCTTCATAGCAAAATTTCATCAGCTGAATTTCTGTTGGCGAAAGCTCATCCTGGCTGTGTTTTTGTCTGTTCATATATTCCTGAACGGCGAGCGGCTGCTGCTTCCAGCTTTCAGAATAAGCTTCATAATCAAAGTCCTTTGAGGTGATTTTTCCTTTGATAAGATCTTTAATGATATTGCTGTTTTTTTGACAATAATAGATATTCGGAATTTTTTGCAGTAGATCTGCCATATCTTCTTGATACGTCCCGGAATAGGTGATAATTGGCGTTTCGCTGTTGTTTTTGCGGATGAACTTTATGGCTTCGAGACCGCTGAGAACAGGCATGAAGAGTTCTACGATAAAGACATCTTCCTGTTTCCGGTAGATCCTGTTGATGAGCTCATGACCGTTATTGCAGTCATTAAGAAGCATATTAAAAGGGTTTTCCAATAAAGTTTTGATCATTATTTTTTTAAAATAAAAATCGCTGTCTGCAATCGAAAACCGAACCGTATTGGCCAGTATTTTACTCATTTTATTTTTGTGATTTGGTATAAATAAAATAAAATTATGATCACTAAAGTATGAAAATCTTTCGGAATTTAAAATTAAACTTAATATTAAGAAATTGTGAATACGTTGAAGAGTTCATATTTAATTTTGTAAATAAATATTTTTTTTCTATTTTCACATTCCAAACCATATCACAATTATGTCTACAATTAGAGATAAGAAATTGAATAGATCCGACGTCAGGATTGCAATTTGGAAATTTATCCTGTCGTTCGTCGTTTTATCGTTAATTTCATTTTGCGCTATTTTTTTCTTTTTTAAAAGTTACCATACCCAACGCATCGGTATGGAAGCAAAAGCAGAGCAATATTCAC
It contains:
- a CDS encoding HU family DNA-binding protein, which codes for MTKAELVNTISNKLGTEKNETQKVVEAFMQEIRTSMYNGDNVYLRGFGSFIVKTRAAKTGRNISKNTAIEIPAHNIPAFKPSKSFVEKVKTKVAVK
- a CDS encoding response regulator transcription factor — protein: MSKILANTVRFSIADSDFYFKKIMIKTLLENPFNMLLNDCNNGHELINRIYRKQEDVFIVELFMPVLSGLEAIKFIRKNNSETPIITYSGTYQEDMADLLQKIPNIYYCQKNSNIIKDLIKGKITSKDFDYEAYSESWKQQPLAVQEYMNRQKHSQDELSPTEIQLMKFCYEGFSNKEIGEKLNLSTRTIDTYINRLTEKLGLKTKLHLIRFCVENGYYNSSM